The following coding sequences lie in one Primulina huaijiensis isolate GDHJ02 chromosome 2, ASM1229523v2, whole genome shotgun sequence genomic window:
- the LOC140961979 gene encoding dof zinc finger protein DOF3.6-like has product MVFSSIPAYNLDPSNWQQPQNHQIVIGSTSTSPFLPPLPPPQPGPPPVSSHRGGGPGSIRPGSMAERARMSNIPVPESALKCPRCASINTKFCYFNNYSLSQPRHFCKTCRRYWTRGGALRSVPVGGGCRRNKRSKPASSKSTAGSDMTQTTSNSTSSPAGFMHLLPPLRFTSPMNQPTGNFSAHDTGLNYTTIPASTDDDNAMNFQLGSIFGGVAASLSSSGGGIEPWRLQQVPFLGGLDPSPPEMYQFQGSEMGHLVRPRLSSSILTQMGSVKTEESFKLKGQLTEGIMPRIKDNQWNETSSSWTELSNFRISTSK; this is encoded by the exons ATGGTTTTTTCCTCCATTCCAGCTTATAATCTTGATCCATCCAACTGGCAGCAG CCACAAAACCATCAAATTGTGATTGGAAGCACAAGCACAAGTCCTTTCCTCCCACCACTACCGCCACCACAGCCTGGGCCGCCGCCTGTGTCATCCCACAGAGGCGGAGGTCCTGGATCGATCCGCCCAGGCTCCATGGCAGAAAGAGCCCGGATGTCCAACATCCCGGTGCCAGAATCAGCCTTGAAATGCCCCCGTTGCGCGTCAATAAACACAAAGTTTTGCTATTTCAACAACTACAGTCTCTCCCAGCCTCGCCACTTTTGCAAGACGTGTAGAAGGTACTGGACCAGAGGCGGCGCGTTGAGAAGCGTTCCCGTGGGCGGAGGCTGCCGTCGGAACAAAAGAAGTAAACCCGCAAGCTCAAAATCTACAGCGGGCAGCGATATGACGCAAACCACTTCAAACTCCACCAGTAGCCCCGCTGGGTTCATGCATCTTCTTCCTCCTCTGCGCTTCACCTCTCCAATGAATCAACCCACCGGAAACTTTAGTGCACACGACACGGGCTTGAATTATACCACAATTCCTGCCTCTACAGATGATGATAATGCCATGAATTTTCAGTTGGGAAGTATATTTGGTGGTGTGGCAGCTTCACTTTCATCCAGTGGCGGCGGAATTGAGCCATGGCGGCTGCAGCAAGTCCCTTTCTTGGGTGGTTTGGACCCGTCTCCACCGGAAATGTACCAATTCCAAGGCAGTGAAATGGGCCACCTGGTGAGACCTAGACTTTCTAGTTCAATTTTAACCCAGATGGGATCAGTTAAAACTGAAGAAAGTTTTAAGCTCAAGGGACAGTTAACAGAAGGGATCATGCCAAGAATTAAAGATAATCAATGGAATGAAACTTCATCTAGTTGGACCGAGCTTTCCAACTTCAGAATTTCCACAAGTAAATGA